Proteins encoded in a region of the Deefgea piscis genome:
- a CDS encoding DUF2189 domain-containing protein, with protein sequence MDLHLNELDQHFTLPVTRKVGFLRPLAWIKMGWQDLIKHPAPSLLYGLIISVTGALLLLFTLQDVHLYTTAITGFLLLAPLGAAGIYELTSERDEGRETSFLQSIHDLYKNGGQLAFLGVILAFIAISWERTSAVLFALMYSGQFIEKQSILQALSGEFLPFTLAWLAGGFVLACFVFALTAVSIPLLADRELDSVTAMMTSLRAVAENLPAMMLWAGLIVGLTALGFATFLIGLIVIFPLLGHATWYAYKELIE encoded by the coding sequence ATGGATTTACATTTAAATGAATTGGATCAGCATTTCACGCTGCCTGTAACGCGAAAAGTCGGCTTTCTTCGCCCTTTAGCGTGGATCAAAATGGGCTGGCAAGATCTCATCAAACACCCAGCGCCCAGCCTGCTGTACGGGCTGATTATTTCAGTCACCGGTGCTTTATTACTACTGTTCACGCTGCAAGACGTACACCTCTACACCACCGCAATTACTGGCTTTTTACTGCTAGCTCCGCTGGGCGCTGCTGGTATTTATGAATTAACTAGCGAACGAGACGAAGGCCGTGAAACGTCTTTTTTACAATCAATTCATGACCTGTATAAAAATGGCGGTCAGTTGGCGTTTTTAGGCGTGATTTTGGCTTTTATCGCCATTTCTTGGGAACGCACGTCGGCGGTGTTGTTTGCCCTAATGTACTCAGGGCAATTCATTGAAAAACAATCCATTTTGCAAGCTTTAAGCGGTGAGTTTCTACCCTTCACACTGGCATGGCTTGCTGGTGGTTTTGTATTAGCCTGTTTTGTATTTGCATTAACTGCAGTCTCAATTCCACTGCTAGCTGATCGAGAATTAGATAGCGTCACAGCGATGATGACTAGCTTGCGTGCAGTAGCTGAAAACCTCCCTGCAATGATGTTATGGGCAGGTCTCATCGTGGGATTAACTGCGCTGGGTTTTGCCACATTTTTAATTGGCTTAATCGTCATATTTCCCTTACTCGGGCACGCCACCTGGTATGCTTACAAAGAACTGATAGAGTAA
- a CDS encoding ABC transporter substrate-binding protein, which translates to MHLEVRKLMLATTLALMAGTSMAANKTLIYCSEASPSGFDPTRQVTGGDFDASAETIFNRLTEFERGSTQIRSGLAEKWDVSPDNLTYTFTLRKGVKFHTTPYFKPSRDFNADDVIFTVQRMIDKNHPFNKAAPADFPYVSDMSLDTNIAAVEKLDANTVRIKLKTVDAAFLQNLAMSFASIHSAEYADQLLKSGKANQINTQPIGTGPFVFRSYQKDSNIRFDGNSQYWRKGDVQLDKLIFAITTDASVRYQKLQKNECQVMAYPRPADIKAIQANPKLNLLQQAGFNLGWLSYNVQKKPFDKLEVRQALDMAINKPAILAAVYQGAGQPATNPMAPTQWSYNKKLKDAPFDPAKAKAMLAKAGVADGTEITLWAMPVQRAYNPNAKLMAEMIQADWAKIGIKAKIVSYEWGEYIKRAKAGEHDSLMIGWTGDNGDPDNWLGVNLGCEAVGGNNYSRWCNKEFDTLVVKARTLSNQAERTKLYEKAQEVFKRELPFTPIAHSTVYQPISKSVQGFKVSPFGLNSFYGVTVK; encoded by the coding sequence ATGCATCTCGAAGTACGCAAACTGATGTTAGCCACAACGCTGGCCCTCATGGCTGGTACCAGCATGGCAGCGAATAAAACGTTGATTTATTGCTCCGAAGCCAGCCCATCCGGTTTTGATCCAACCCGCCAAGTGACAGGCGGCGATTTTGACGCCTCAGCCGAAACAATCTTTAACCGTCTTACCGAATTCGAGCGTGGCTCGACACAAATTCGCTCAGGTTTGGCCGAAAAATGGGATGTTTCACCCGACAACCTGACTTACACGTTCACGTTGAGAAAAGGCGTTAAATTCCACACCACGCCATATTTCAAACCAAGCCGTGATTTCAATGCTGATGACGTGATCTTTACTGTGCAACGAATGATTGATAAAAATCATCCATTCAATAAAGCTGCGCCAGCTGATTTTCCTTATGTTTCTGACATGAGTCTCGATACCAATATTGCTGCAGTCGAAAAACTCGACGCCAATACTGTCCGCATCAAACTCAAAACCGTCGACGCCGCTTTCTTGCAAAATTTAGCGATGTCATTTGCCTCGATTCACTCTGCTGAATACGCCGATCAATTATTAAAATCAGGCAAAGCCAATCAAATCAATACCCAGCCAATTGGTACCGGCCCTTTCGTATTTCGCAGCTACCAAAAAGACTCCAATATCCGTTTTGATGGCAATAGCCAATATTGGCGCAAAGGCGACGTTCAGCTGGATAAATTGATTTTTGCCATTACCACTGACGCGTCGGTTCGCTACCAAAAACTGCAAAAGAATGAATGCCAAGTGATGGCCTACCCACGCCCGGCAGACATCAAGGCCATTCAAGCCAATCCAAAACTCAACTTGCTACAACAAGCTGGTTTTAACCTCGGCTGGCTCAGCTACAACGTACAGAAAAAACCATTTGATAAGCTGGAAGTGCGCCAAGCACTCGATATGGCGATCAATAAACCCGCCATTTTAGCCGCGGTGTATCAAGGTGCAGGGCAACCGGCCACCAACCCAATGGCACCAACACAATGGTCTTACAACAAAAAGCTCAAAGACGCGCCATTTGATCCAGCCAAAGCCAAGGCGATGCTCGCCAAAGCTGGCGTTGCCGACGGCACTGAAATCACCCTGTGGGCGATGCCAGTACAACGCGCCTACAACCCGAATGCCAAATTGATGGCCGAAATGATTCAAGCCGATTGGGCCAAAATTGGCATTAAAGCCAAGATTGTCAGCTACGAATGGGGCGAATACATCAAGCGCGCTAAAGCGGGCGAGCATGATTCATTGATGATTGGTTGGACTGGTGACAATGGTGATCCAGACAACTGGCTTGGCGTGAACTTAGGCTGCGAAGCGGTCGGCGGCAATAATTATTCGCGCTGGTGCAATAAAGAATTTGATACTTTAGTGGTCAAAGCACGCACGCTGAGCAATCAAGCCGAGCGTACTAAGCTGTATGAAAAAGCCCAAGAAGTGTTCAAGCGTGAATTGCCATTTACCCCCATCGCTCACTCGACGGTGTATCAACCCATTAGCAAATCAGTGCAAGGCTTCAAAGTCAGCCCATTTGGCCTCAATTCCTTTTATGGTGTGACCGTCAAATAA
- a CDS encoding ABC transporter permease subunit has protein sequence MFSFIIKRISVAIPTFLGVTLLAFALIHMIPGDPVLLLVGERRLDPEFYRAAMQRLGLDQPLYVQYWDYLRQLLQGNLGESIVTHEPVMSEFLKLFPATVELSMAAMLFAVICGLAAGMLAATKRGTVIDHSVMGAALTGYSMPIFWWGLILIMVFSVHLGWTPVSGRISLEYDIPAVTGFMLIDTLLSGEEGAFKSAVMHLILPAIVLGTIPMAVIARMTRSSMLEVLREDYIRTARAKGLSRTRIIIVHALRNALIPVVTVIGLQVGTLLAGAVLTETIFSWPGIGKWLIDSISRRDYPVVQGGILLIATLIIFVNLLVDILYGVINPRIRHSR, from the coding sequence ATGTTCAGCTTTATCATTAAGCGTATTTCAGTCGCTATTCCCACTTTTTTGGGCGTCACGCTACTGGCTTTTGCGCTCATTCACATGATCCCTGGTGATCCAGTGTTATTGCTGGTTGGCGAGCGCCGACTGGACCCAGAATTTTACCGCGCCGCCATGCAGCGCCTTGGCCTTGATCAGCCGCTCTACGTGCAATATTGGGATTATTTGCGCCAATTGCTGCAAGGCAATTTAGGCGAATCCATCGTGACGCACGAGCCAGTCATGAGCGAGTTTCTTAAATTATTCCCCGCTACCGTCGAGCTTTCGATGGCGGCGATGCTGTTTGCCGTCATTTGTGGCCTCGCTGCCGGCATGCTCGCGGCAACTAAACGCGGCACCGTGATTGATCATTCCGTGATGGGTGCAGCGCTTACCGGTTACTCAATGCCGATTTTTTGGTGGGGACTGATCCTCATCATGGTGTTTTCAGTTCATCTTGGCTGGACGCCGGTTTCTGGGCGAATCTCGCTGGAATACGACATTCCGGCAGTGACTGGTTTTATGCTGATTGATACTTTGCTCTCCGGTGAAGAAGGCGCGTTTAAATCTGCAGTCATGCATTTGATTTTACCGGCGATTGTTTTAGGCACCATTCCAATGGCGGTGATCGCTCGGATGACGCGCTCGTCGATGCTCGAAGTATTGCGTGAAGACTATATCCGCACCGCGCGCGCCAAAGGGCTCAGCCGCACGCGGATTATTATTGTGCATGCGCTGCGTAATGCCTTAATTCCCGTCGTCACCGTGATCGGTCTACAAGTGGGCACCTTGCTCGCTGGCGCCGTGCTCACCGAGACGATTTTCTCTTGGCCGGGCATTGGTAAATGGCTGATTGACTCGATTTCTCGCCGTGATTATCCGGTGGTGCAAGGCGGTATTTTACTGATCGCCACGCTGATTATTTTTGTTAACTTGCTGGTCGACATCCTCTATGGGGTGATCAATCCACGTATTCGCCATTCGAGATAA
- a CDS encoding ABC transporter permease subunit, whose product MNTPTTAIEAPFSHPSPWTEFWQSFRGNRGALIALIYFVCLVLVAVFAPILAPHSPIEQYRDAFLTPPAWLEGGSWQFILGTDEVGRDILSRLMYGARLSLTIGLVSVLLSLIPGVILGLIAAFYPGKIGDAIMRLMDVMLALPSLLLAVAIVAVLGPGLTNTMLAIAVVSLPSYVRLARASAMTELHKDYVIASRLAGAGQLRLMFNTVLPNCMAPLIVQATLGFSAAILDAAALGFLGLGAQPPLPEWGTMLASARDYIESAWWVVTMPGLTILITVIALNLMGDGLRDALDPKLKKLA is encoded by the coding sequence ATGAATACCCCGACCACTGCTATTGAAGCCCCGTTTTCTCACCCCTCGCCATGGACTGAGTTTTGGCAATCATTTCGCGGCAACCGTGGCGCGTTGATTGCGTTAATTTATTTTGTTTGCTTGGTTTTAGTGGCGGTATTTGCCCCTATCCTTGCGCCACACAGCCCTATCGAGCAATACCGTGATGCGTTTTTAACGCCGCCGGCTTGGCTAGAAGGCGGCTCGTGGCAATTTATTCTGGGCACAGATGAAGTCGGCCGCGATATTTTGTCGCGCCTGATGTATGGCGCACGGCTCTCGCTCACCATTGGCTTGGTATCGGTGTTGCTATCGTTAATTCCCGGTGTGATTTTGGGGCTGATTGCGGCGTTTTATCCGGGCAAAATTGGCGACGCCATTATGCGTTTAATGGATGTGATGCTGGCCTTGCCTTCATTACTACTCGCGGTAGCGATTGTGGCGGTACTCGGCCCTGGCCTCACCAATACCATGCTGGCGATTGCCGTGGTGTCTTTGCCATCGTATGTGCGCTTAGCGCGCGCTTCAGCCATGACCGAACTACACAAAGACTATGTGATTGCCAGCCGCTTAGCTGGCGCGGGCCAATTGCGTTTGATGTTTAACACCGTGTTGCCTAACTGTATGGCACCGTTAATTGTGCAAGCGACGCTCGGGTTTTCGGCGGCGATTTTGGATGCTGCGGCGCTGGGCTTTTTGGGTTTAGGTGCACAACCACCGCTACCTGAGTGGGGCACGATGCTCGCATCCGCGCGTGATTACATCGAAAGCGCTTGGTGGGTGGTCACTATGCCGGGACTCACCATCTTGATTACCGTGATTGCCTTAAATCTAATGGGCGACGGTCTGCGCGATGCGCTCGATCCTAAATTAAAAAAATTAGCGTAA
- a CDS encoding ABC transporter ATP-binding protein, translating to MSLLDIRKLNVTFGHGSNPFRAVSGLDLSINSGEILGIVGESGSGKSVTMLAMMGLIDAPGIVTAENLSFAGQDLIGMKPAQKRQIIGRDIAMIFQDALTSLNPAYTVGDQLIETLKQHTPLRGAALKARALELLEQVEIPDAKSRLNAYPHQLSGGMSQRVMIAMAIACKPKLLIADEPTTALDVTVQAQIMELLVNLQKQNDMALILITHDLAVVAEIAQKMVVMYAGEVVETSATDTLFATPRHPYTQALLSSIPEHSKGARRLNTLAGVVPGQYDRPTGCLLSPRCLYANAQCASQHPPIIPIAGTSVRCFTPLDSNGIPSHE from the coding sequence ATGAGTTTATTAGACATTCGCAAGCTCAACGTGACTTTTGGCCACGGCAGCAATCCATTTCGGGCGGTATCGGGGCTTGATCTGAGCATCAATAGCGGTGAAATTTTAGGTATCGTCGGCGAATCGGGCTCAGGTAAATCGGTCACCATGCTGGCCATGATGGGCCTGATTGACGCGCCCGGCATCGTCACCGCTGAGAACTTAAGCTTTGCCGGCCAAGATTTAATTGGTATGAAACCGGCGCAAAAAAGACAAATCATTGGCCGCGATATTGCGATGATTTTCCAAGATGCGCTCACCAGCCTCAACCCCGCGTATACCGTTGGCGACCAATTGATAGAAACGCTCAAACAACATACCCCACTACGCGGGGCGGCGTTAAAAGCGCGCGCTTTAGAATTACTTGAGCAAGTTGAAATCCCCGACGCCAAATCGCGCCTCAATGCCTACCCGCATCAACTCTCGGGCGGTATGAGCCAGCGCGTGATGATTGCAATGGCGATTGCCTGTAAACCCAAGTTATTGATTGCCGATGAGCCCACCACCGCGCTCGACGTGACGGTGCAAGCGCAGATTATGGAGCTGCTAGTCAATCTGCAAAAACAAAATGATATGGCGCTGATTTTAATCACCCATGATCTGGCCGTGGTCGCTGAAATCGCGCAAAAAATGGTCGTGATGTACGCCGGTGAAGTCGTCGAAACCAGCGCCACCGACACCCTATTTGCCACCCCACGCCATCCGTATACCCAAGCGCTGCTCAGCTCGATTCCAGAGCACAGCAAAGGCGCACGACGCTTAAATACCCTCGCTGGCGTGGTGCCGGGCCAATACGATAGGCCAACAGGTTGCTTACTTAGCCCGCGCTGCCTATATGCCAACGCACAATGTGCATCGCAGCACCCACCCATAATACCTATAGCAGGTACTAGTGTGCGCTGCTTTACTCCATTAGATTCCAACGGTATACCTAGTCATGAGTGA